The Paeniglutamicibacter sulfureus genome includes a region encoding these proteins:
- a CDS encoding SDR family NAD(P)-dependent oxidoreductase, with the protein MSTTAPGWLEGSVALITGGGSGIGRAVADRYLAEGASVAIFGRDAAKLQTVVDASADPSRMMAIAGDVRDADSLASAVTDVVTRFGKLDTVVPNAGIWDFNRSLTRLSPTELGASFDELFEINVKGYLLTVQAAWKELVAANGSVVMTLSNASFHPAGGGPVYTAAKFAARGLVTQLAYELAPKVRVNGVAVGGMDTDLSGPSATGLENRTIAASFARSEITGNNPLIPLHHASVDPVDFTGSYVLLASKANAGNITGAIIPADGGIAVRGFGAQAAGGDHL; encoded by the coding sequence ATGAGCACCACGGCACCAGGCTGGCTCGAGGGCAGCGTCGCCCTGATCACCGGAGGAGGCTCCGGCATCGGACGCGCGGTGGCCGACCGCTACCTCGCCGAGGGGGCGAGCGTGGCGATCTTCGGCCGCGATGCTGCCAAGCTGCAGACCGTCGTCGATGCCTCGGCCGATCCCTCGCGGATGATGGCCATCGCCGGGGACGTGCGCGATGCCGACTCCCTGGCCTCCGCGGTCACCGACGTCGTGACGCGCTTCGGCAAGCTCGACACCGTGGTGCCCAACGCCGGGATCTGGGACTTCAACCGTTCCCTGACCCGGCTCTCACCCACGGAACTCGGTGCAAGCTTCGACGAGCTCTTCGAGATCAACGTCAAGGGCTACCTGCTCACCGTCCAGGCCGCCTGGAAGGAACTGGTCGCAGCCAACGGTTCGGTCGTCATGACCCTGTCCAACGCCTCCTTCCATCCGGCCGGCGGCGGCCCGGTCTACACCGCAGCAAAGTTCGCTGCCCGCGGCCTGGTCACCCAGCTCGCCTACGAACTCGCACCCAAGGTGCGGGTCAACGGCGTGGCGGTGGGCGGGATGGACACAGACTTGAGCGGACCGAGTGCCACCGGCCTGGAAAACCGCACCATCGCGGCGTCGTTCGCGCGCTCGGAGATCACCGGGAACAACCCGCTGATCCCGCTGCACCACGCCTCGGTCGACCCGGTGGACTTCACCGGGTCCTACGTCCTGCTGGCCTCGAAGGCCAATGCGGGTAACATCACCGGTGCCATCATTCCCGCGGACGGCGGCATTGCCGTGCGCGGGTTCGGCGCCCAGGCAGCTGGAGGAGACCACCTGTGA
- a CDS encoding aromatic-ring-hydroxylating dioxygenase subunit beta: MTQETGTQFQVRLADAELTHAVAQFYFHEAELLDDGRFADWLEIFDEDLFYFAPLRTNRLRRQAALSIGQPGEAAYFDETKESLAWRIRRYDSGMAWAEDPPSRTRHLISNVMVRHTGDSELTVRCAFLVYRNRLHTETDIYAGGRTDVVRVQPDGGFKVAKREILFDANVLQAKNLSTFF, from the coding sequence ATGACCCAGGAAACCGGCACGCAGTTCCAGGTGCGTCTGGCCGACGCCGAACTGACCCACGCAGTGGCGCAGTTCTATTTCCACGAGGCCGAGCTGCTCGACGACGGGCGTTTCGCCGACTGGCTGGAGATCTTCGACGAGGACCTTTTCTACTTTGCCCCGCTGCGCACCAACAGGCTGCGCCGCCAGGCCGCCCTGTCCATTGGGCAACCGGGGGAGGCAGCCTACTTCGACGAGACCAAGGAGTCGTTGGCCTGGCGCATCCGCCGCTACGACTCGGGCATGGCCTGGGCCGAAGACCCGCCCTCGCGCACCCGCCACCTGATCTCCAACGTGATGGTGCGGCACACCGGGGACTCCGAACTCACGGTCCGCTGCGCCTTCCTGGTCTACCGGAACCGGCTGCACACCGAGACCGACATCTACGCCGGCGGACGCACCGACGTGGTCCGCGTCCAGCCCGACGGAGGCTTCAAAGTCGCCAAGCGCGAGATCCTTTTCGATGCGAATGTTTTGCAGGCCAAGAACCTGTCGACCTTCTTCTAG
- a CDS encoding NAD(P)/FAD-dependent oxidoreductase translates to MSVESVVIIGGGLSGFTAAKELRGRGFAGTLSIIDPEGLPYDRPPLSKDYLAGSKDAAGIALAPATWYVENNVTVITGTATALDPDAGTATLADGRVLVADRFVLATGGRARRLSIPGGDLPGVLELRTKNDADTLRGLLAPGVRLAIVGAGLIGAETASSARAFGAEVTLVDPVEIPLVPAIGEVLASRLHAMHSEHQVRTVTGIPEEITQDAEGYGILLSTGETIAADVVLVGIGIIAATELAEAAGLDTDNGVLVDERGATSHPRVFAVGDSARTRLADGTLLRRAEHWEHAMNAGATAAAAILNQEPPVHGASWFWSDRHGVHVEGVGSMHGDGEHVVRMLDGVPIAAFRLDAEGLMLGAAAIDGGLTVRAARRIIDRSIKVDPLALADPATELKKLAR, encoded by the coding sequence ATGAGCGTCGAATCTGTTGTGATCATTGGTGGTGGCCTCTCCGGCTTCACCGCCGCCAAGGAACTGCGGGGACGCGGTTTCGCCGGGACGCTGTCCATCATCGACCCGGAGGGCCTGCCCTACGACCGTCCACCGTTGAGCAAGGACTACCTGGCCGGTTCCAAGGACGCAGCAGGAATCGCCCTGGCGCCGGCAACCTGGTACGTGGAAAACAACGTCACCGTCATCACCGGCACCGCCACCGCGCTGGACCCGGACGCGGGCACGGCAACGCTGGCTGACGGCAGGGTGCTGGTCGCGGACCGCTTCGTGCTGGCCACCGGCGGGCGGGCCCGCCGCCTGTCCATCCCCGGCGGGGACCTTCCCGGGGTCCTGGAACTTCGCACCAAGAATGATGCCGACACGCTGCGTGGGCTCCTGGCTCCGGGCGTCCGCCTCGCGATTGTCGGTGCCGGGCTGATCGGTGCGGAAACAGCTTCCTCCGCCCGCGCTTTCGGTGCGGAAGTCACGTTAGTCGACCCCGTGGAAATCCCGCTGGTCCCGGCAATCGGCGAAGTGCTGGCCAGCCGACTGCACGCCATGCATTCCGAGCACCAGGTGCGCACCGTCACCGGAATCCCGGAGGAAATCACCCAAGACGCCGAGGGCTACGGCATCCTTCTGTCTACCGGTGAAACCATCGCGGCCGACGTGGTGCTGGTGGGCATCGGCATCATCGCCGCCACCGAACTGGCCGAGGCCGCCGGCCTGGATACAGACAACGGGGTGCTGGTCGATGAACGAGGCGCCACTTCCCACCCGCGCGTATTCGCGGTGGGCGACTCCGCCCGTACCCGGCTGGCCGACGGCACGCTGCTGCGCCGCGCCGAGCACTGGGAACACGCCATGAACGCCGGAGCCACGGCGGCCGCCGCGATCCTGAACCAGGAGCCGCCGGTGCACGGCGCATCCTGGTTCTGGTCGGACCGGCACGGGGTACACGTAGAGGGCGTGGGGTCGATGCACGGGGATGGCGAGCACGTGGTGCGGATGCTTGACGGCGTGCCGATCGCGGCCTTCCGCCTCGACGCCGAGGGCCTGATGCTCGGAGCCGCGGCTATCGACGGCGGGCTGACGGTGCGGGCGGCACGCCGCATCATTGACCGCAGCATCAAGGTCGATCCGCTCGCGCTGGCCGATCCGGCCACCGAACTGAAGAAATTGGCGCGCTAG